From Miscanthus floridulus cultivar M001 chromosome 15, ASM1932011v1, whole genome shotgun sequence, the proteins below share one genomic window:
- the LOC136509133 gene encoding acyl transferase 15-like produces MTSGVQLVTKSLPVVVVPSSSGPAPPTAGETVRLSPFDRCVAPFPVTMLLAFDRPIQEPAETIKSALSRALAHYRPIAGRLRLTPRPGDDDGEEPCIACTDEGITFVGASASCGLEDVTTAQLTDLVIRYPAELCRDTEPLLLLQVTDFTCGGFTVGVTFNHVVADGSGFAQFLRSVGELARGAPQPSLGPVRRWDDGLPSLPVSTVAAQKSTMTHGRKDLARVDVVVPFSLISGIKAESGGTVFDVVTAVLWRCRTRAIMSAAAGDDPESPAPLAFPSDVRARVGAQAGYYGNCVVVQLVPATTRAAVASAGIGDLVALIRRAKEKIPDLLLPAGTSPDPSPREEQGTPAFDDAAAAGAGGTAVAAAEGGDQEEMKLAYNALVVANWRTLGVDEVDFGGGVPASVTWHEERAVVPGCVACPPCRNREDDGVRVAAICVKTEHAGAFLEELVSMGTRVLPSNLWA; encoded by the coding sequence ATGACGAGCGGTGTCCAGCTGGTGACCAAGTCCCTGCCAGTGGTCGTCGTCCCGTCTTCGTCAGGGCCGGCACCACCGACGGCCGGCGAAACCGTTAGGCTCTCCCCTTTCGACAGGTGCGTCGCTCCTTTTCCGGTGACGATGCTGCTCGCGTTCGACCGCCCAATCCAAGAACCGGCGGAGACGATAAAGTCTGCCCTGTCGCGTGCGCTGGCTCACTACCGCCCAATCGCCGGCCGGCTGCGCCTGACGCCAAGACccggcgacgacgacggggaAGAACCCTGCATCGCGTGCACCGACGAGGGCATCACCTTCGTTGGCGCGTCAGCTAGCTGCGGGCTGGAGGACGTCACGACGGCCCAGCTCACGGACCTCGTGATCCGCTATCCCGCCGAGCTCTGCCGCGACACCGAGCCCCTGCTGCTGCTACAGGTGACGGATTTCACCTGCGGGGGTTTCACCGTCGGCGTGACGTTCAACCACGTCGTCGCCGACGGCTCCGGGTTCGCGCAGTTCCTGAGGTCCGTCGGCGAGCTCGCGCGCGGGGCGCCGCAGCCTTCCCTCGGCCCGGTCCGGCGCTGGGACGACGGCCTGCCGAGCCTCCCCGTGTCCACGGTCGCCGCGCAGAAGTCGACGATGACGCACGGCCGCAAGGACCTGGCCCGCGTCGACGTCGTCGTCCCGTTCAGCCTGATCAGCGGCATCAAGGCCGAGTCCGGTGGCACGGTCTTCGACGTCGTCACGGCGGTGCTGTGGCGCTGCCGCACCCGGGCGATCAtgtccgccgccgccggcgacgaccCAGAGTCCCCCGCGCCTCTGGCGTTCCCGAGCGACGTCCGCGCGCGCGTCGGCGCCCAGGCCGGCTACTACGGCAACTGCGTCGTCGTGCAGCTGGTGCCGGCGACGACGAGAGCCGCCGTGGCGAGCGCCGGCATCGGCGACCTGGTGGCGCTCATCAGACGCGCCAAGGAGAAGATACCGGACCTGCTGCTGCCGGCGGGCACCAGCCCCGACCCCAGCCCCAGAGAGGAACAAGGGACACCAGCGTTCGACGACGCTGCTGCGGCCGGGGCCGGGGGAACAGCTGTGGCGGCGGCAGAGGGCGGCGATCAGGAGGAGATGAAGCTCGCGTACAACGCGCTCGTCGTCGCCAACTGGCGGACGCTAGGAGTCGACGAGGTGGACTTTGGCGGCGGCGTGCCCGCGAGCGTGACGTGGCACGAGGAGCGGGCGGTGGTGCCAGGTTGCGTGGCGTGCCCGCCGTGCAGGAATAGGGAGGACGATGGGGTCAGAGTGGCGGCGATATGCGTCAAGACGGAGCACGCCGGCGCCTTCCTTGAGGAGCTCGTCTCCATGGGAACCAGGGTGCTTCCCTCCAAtctgtgggcataa